The Syngnathus scovelli strain Florida chromosome 13, RoL_Ssco_1.2, whole genome shotgun sequence genome has a window encoding:
- the rhof gene encoding rho-related GTP-binding protein RhoF, with protein sequence MTQNKDAGGANGTGREAEELKTVIVGDGGCGKTSLLMVYAKDYFPEKYAPTVFEKVTTTVVLRGKEVALNMYDTAGQEDYDRLRPLSYQEAHVILVCFDVTNPTSFDNVTIKWHPEVKHFCPDVPLILIGCKTDLRKDKECCRRLKAVKQAPVTYTQGLAAQQQMNAELYLECSAKCQENVDDVFREAAKKALAFRRKQRHFKRKRNCQIL encoded by the exons ATGACCCAAAATAAGGATGCCGGCGGCGCTAACGGCACcggcagggaggctgaggaactCAAGACCGTCATTGTGGGAGATGGCGGCTGTGGGAAAACCTCGCTTCTCATGGTGTATGCCAAAGATTACTTTCCAGAG AAATACGCTCCGACCGTGTTTGAAAAAGTCACCACCACGGTGGTCCTTAGAGGAAAAGAAGTGGCGCTCAACATGTACGACACGGCAG GCCAGGAGGACTACGACAGGCTGCGCCCGCTGTCGTACCAAGAGGCCCACGTGATTCTGGTGTGCTTCGACGTGACCAACCCCACCAGTTTTGACAACGTGACCATCAAG TGGCACCCGGAGGTGAAGCACTTTTGTCCGGACGTCCCGCTCATCCTGATTGGCTGCAAGACTGACCTCAGGAAGGACAAAGAGTGCTGCAGGAGGCTCAAGGCCGTCAAGCAGGCTCCCGTCACCTATACGCAG GGCCTGGCCGCGCAGCAGCAGATGAACGCCGAGCTCTACCTGGAGTGCTCGGCAAAGTGCCAGGAGAACGTGGACGACGTGTTCCGGGAGGCCGCCAAGAAGGCTTTGGCTTTCCGCCGCAAGCAAAGACACTTCAAACGCAAGAGGAATTGTCAAATTCTATGA
- the tmem120b gene encoding transmembrane protein 120B encodes MSIAKFQAEWQEIDEEYQQLQETHKLYRQKLEELTNLQTTCSSAIGKQRKRLNDLHCSLTKCMQGCDDKQMQVIADIQCQIKEKENVFFDMEAYLPKKNGLYLNLVLGNVNVTLLSNQAKFAYKDEYEKFKLYMTIILMFGAITCLFLLNYRVTDEIFNFLLVWYYCTLTIRESILMSNGSRIKGWWVSHHYVSTFLSGVMLTWPEGPTYQRFRSQFLAFSIYQSFVQFLQYYYQSGCLYRLRALGERNQLDLTVEGFQSWMWRGLTFLLPFLFFGHFWQLYNCVTLFRLAGHDDCKEWQVFMLALTFLVLFLGNFLTTLKVVQQKVHNKQDSVKKSD; translated from the exons ATGTCCATAGCCAAGTTCCAGGCGGAGTGGCAAGAAATCGACGAGGAATATCAACAATTGCAG GAAACTCACAAACTGTACAGGCAAAAATTGGAGGAGCTGACCAATCTTCAAACCACATGCAGCAGCGCCATTGGAAAACAAAGGAAACGTCTGAACGACCTCCACTGCAGCTTAACCAA ATGCATGCAAGGCTGCGACGACAAACAGATGCAAGTGATTGCGGACATCCAATGCCAAAtcaaagagaaagaaaatgtcttCTTTGACATGGAAGCGTATTTACCAAAGAAAAATGG ACTGTACCTGAACTTGGTCCTGGGCAACGTGAACGTGACGCTCCTCAGCAACCAGGCCAA GTTCGCCTACAAGGACGAGTATGAAAAGTTCAAGCTGTACATGACCATCATCCTCATGTTCGGGGCCATCACGTGCCTCTTCCTCCTCAACTATCG CGTCACAGATGAAATCTTCAACTTTTTGCTGGTGTGGTACTACTGCACGTTGACAATACGAGAAAGCATCCTCATGAGCAACGGGTCCAG GATTAAAGGCTGGTGGGTGTCTCATCATTACGTGTCCACCTTCCTGTCCGGCGTGATGCTCACCTG GCCGGAGGGTCCCACGTATCAGAGGTTCCGAAGTCAGTTCCTGGCTTTCTCCATCTATCAGA gttttgtgcagttCCTCCAGTACTATTACCAAAGTGGCTGCTTGTACAGACTGCGGGCTTTGGGGGAGAGGAATCAGCTGGACCTCACCGTGG AGGGATTTCAGTCGTGGATGTGGAGAGGCCTCACTTTCCTTTTGCCCTTCCTTTTTTTCGGACAC TTTTGGCAGCTGTATAATTGTGTGACCTTGTTTCGCTTGGCGGGACACGACGATTGCAAGGAGTGGCAG GTGTTCATGTTGGCTCTTACGTTCCTGGTCCTGTTCCTGGGTAACTTCCTGACCACGTTAAAAGTGGTCCAGCAAAAAGTGCACAACAAGCAGGACAGTGTAAAAAAAAGCGACTGA
- the morn3 gene encoding MORN repeat-containing protein 3, producing MPFPKAVRSHPSRSAALQNKSSKCGTRATVFSVNGDEYTGEWLNNNKHGKGIQVWKKSGTLYNGEWKMGKRHGYGTCCVLGANAKKYCGEWKNGMKHGHGIYFYDNCATYEGQWSEGQRCGWGRMFFHDGDIYEGEWMKDKEHGLGIRRYANGNWYEGSRRDGTKSGMGKLFYCDKGQLYRGLWVRGEPRCGTVEDLRPANCPIPQVKLVDVQMVLQEAQRAHFDC from the exons ATGCCATTCCCCAAAGCGGTTCGAAGCCATCCGTCCCGTTCAGCCGCGCTGCAAAATAAGTCAAGCAAATGCGGAACGCGCGCGACGGTTTTCTCCGTCAACGGAGACGAATACACCGGCGAGTGGCTCAACAACAACAAGCACG GGAAGGGCATTCAGGTGTGGAAGAAGTCCGGGACCCTTTACAATGGCGAGTGGAAGATGGGAAAACGCCACGGATACGGCACCTGCTGTGTACTTGGAGCGAACGCCAAAAAGTACTGCGGTGAATGGAAAAACGGGATGAAGCAT GGTCACGGTATTTACTTTTACGACAATTGCGCGACGTACGAGGGCCAGTGGAGCGAGGGTCAGCGTTGCGGTTGGGGGAGGATGTTCTTTCACGACGGGGACATCTACGAGGGAGAGTGGATGAAGGATAAGGAGCATGGACTCGGCATTCGTCGCTATG CAAACGGCAACTGGTACGAAGGTTCCCGGAGAGACGGCACGAAAAGCGGCATGGGGAAATTGTTCTactgtgacaaagggcagctgtACCGGGGCCTCTGGGTGCGAGGGGAACCCAGATGCGGGACCGTGGAGGACTTGCGCCCCGCAAACTGTCCCATTCCGCAG GTCAAACTAGTGGATGTGCAGATGGTTCTGCAAGAAGCCCAGCGGGCTCACTTTGATTGTTGA